A region of Thermococcus argininiproducens DNA encodes the following proteins:
- a CDS encoding helix-turn-helix domain-containing protein, producing MGKLDEVLALIKEGTRTTGEIAQRLNLSIEEVEGIIRVLESLGYVEKIKINPSCNTCPLKKICPGSCVVFKGNIYEVKRDDEK from the coding sequence ATGGGGAAGTTAGATGAAGTATTGGCTTTAATAAAAGAGGGAACTAGAACAACTGGGGAAATAGCCCAGCGGTTAAACTTAAGTATTGAGGAAGTAGAGGGTATAATAAGGGTCCTCGAGAGTTTAGGGTATGTTGAGAAGATTAAGATAAACCCTTCATGTAATACTTGCCCATTGAAGAAAATATGTCCTGGTAGTTGTGTTGTGTTTAAAGGGAATATCTATGAAGTTAAGAGGGATGACGAAAAATAG
- a CDS encoding RNA-guided endonuclease InsQ/TnpB family protein, with protein MKRTVTLKLQPSKAQERVLLELASISTKVWNEVNYLRRQQFFNHEIVDFNKTEKIVYEKYKREIGSATVQQVCRKNAEAWRDFFSQIRMKKSKELPKWLKPNPPGYKRKGKPLIILRNTQYKIEGNKLTLQGLGKFKRLEVQFKGRIHLKGKQGRLELIYNPVKRKWYAHVTISKVEERLDGNGWIKLPRKPLSNLTAGIDLGVNNLMAVYVENGESFLMNGRPLKSIAFYWQKRIAEYQSKLNKSGAKKSRKLKRMHEKAKLQAKHYINTVVRQIVEKLYQLGVSRIIVGYPKGIARNSEKGKKQNFILSHVWRFNTVIKRLSEVAEEFGIQVLLVDEAFTSKLCPFCGKPHEGARFVRGLFKCPVEGLVMNADLVGAFNILKKVAEKITPSLPGLTAGKGNWGKALPEGLKSPIKVGFNETPQTSPSIARG; from the coding sequence CTCAAAAGCCCAAGAAAGAGTACTCCTCGAGTTAGCCAGCATTAGCACAAAAGTTTGGAATGAAGTGAATTATCTTCGCAGGCAACAATTCTTTAACCACGAAATTGTGGATTTTAACAAGACTGAAAAAATCGTTTACGAAAAATACAAGCGTGAAATTGGATCAGCAACAGTCCAACAAGTTTGCAGGAAGAATGCTGAAGCCTGGCGGGACTTCTTCTCGCAAATCAGAATGAAGAAGAGTAAAGAACTTCCCAAGTGGTTAAAACCAAACCCACCAGGCTATAAAAGGAAGGGAAAACCACTCATAATTCTTAGGAACACTCAATATAAAATTGAGGGGAATAAATTAACCCTTCAAGGTCTTGGAAAATTTAAACGATTGGAAGTTCAATTCAAGGGTAGGATTCACTTGAAGGGCAAGCAAGGGAGGTTAGAATTAATTTACAATCCTGTGAAGCGGAAGTGGTATGCTCACGTCACAATTTCAAAAGTTGAGGAAAGATTGGATGGAAATGGCTGGATTAAACTCCCGAGAAAACCGTTAAGCAACTTAACTGCTGGCATTGACTTGGGAGTGAACAACTTAATGGCGGTCTATGTCGAGAATGGTGAAAGTTTTCTCATGAATGGGAGGCCACTAAAAAGCATTGCTTTCTACTGGCAGAAGAGGATTGCAGAGTACCAGTCAAAACTCAACAAATCGGGAGCAAAGAAGAGCAGAAAACTCAAGAGAATGCATGAGAAGGCCAAATTACAGGCAAAACACTACATTAACACTGTAGTAAGGCAAATTGTTGAGAAACTTTACCAATTAGGCGTTAGCAGAATAATCGTGGGTTATCCAAAAGGCATTGCAAGGAATTCTGAGAAGGGTAAAAAGCAGAATTTCATTCTTTCCCACGTGTGGCGGTTCAATACTGTTATTAAACGCTTGAGTGAAGTTGCTGAAGAGTTTGGTATTCAAGTCCTGCTTGTTGATGAGGCTTTTACTTCAAAGCTTTGTCCCTTCTGCGGGAAGCCCCATGAAGGGGCTAGGTTTGTTCGTGGTTTGTTTAAGTGTCCCGTGGAAGGGCTTGTAATGAATGCTGATTTGGTTGGTGCTTTCAATATTTTAAAGAAGGTTGCTGAAAAGATAACCCCGAGCCTGCCGGGTTTAACGGCGGGTAAGGGTAATTGGGGGAAGGCCCTCCCGGAGGGGTTGAAAAGCCCCATTAAGGTGGGCTTTAATGAAACCCCTCAAACCTCCCCGTCAATAGCGAGGGGTTGA
- a CDS encoding AI-2E family transporter, which produces METEHVIWIVVSLIILFMVWKTVEPLITPIIFALTVAYILHPAHTKLTQKIGAKNSAIALSVFMSLLLLGFIFGIALWFRDVTSSLILYINEAFEWFVSLDLPLDIRQSTAILLERVSAKLSEYLLSYTLSIPKLLLQAVIFIVVFYGILTHSHVLLNEVYRLLPEERRDLGIELINKARDTLNAILRTWLMLSIFKGFILTLGFYVFGIADLSGSIAAGILCIVLELLPVIGGWLVWLAGAIYLLTRGEIFAGIMFGIYGALLISPVPDITVRPKLVAEGAKMNSAIVLIGIFGGIMAFGIKGIIIGPVVLGLLSTLLEEWKEQKERKGI; this is translated from the coding sequence ATGGAAACTGAACATGTTATTTGGATTGTTGTCTCGTTGATAATTCTTTTCATGGTTTGGAAGACTGTTGAGCCGCTTATTACACCGATAATTTTTGCTTTGACTGTTGCATATATTCTTCATCCTGCACATACAAAGCTTACCCAGAAAATTGGGGCAAAAAACTCTGCTATTGCACTTTCAGTATTCATGAGTTTGCTTCTCCTTGGTTTTATTTTTGGAATAGCTTTGTGGTTTAGAGATGTCACAAGCTCTCTTATATTGTACATAAATGAAGCATTTGAATGGTTTGTGAGTTTAGACCTTCCTCTTGATATACGGCAGTCAACAGCTATTTTGCTTGAAAGAGTTTCTGCAAAGTTAAGTGAATATCTTCTTAGTTACACCCTTTCAATACCTAAGCTCCTTCTTCAAGCTGTTATCTTTATCGTTGTGTTTTATGGTATATTGACACACTCTCATGTTCTTTTAAACGAAGTTTACCGTCTTTTACCAGAAGAAAGAAGAGATCTTGGAATCGAACTAATTAACAAGGCTAGAGATACTCTGAATGCTATTTTGAGAACATGGCTCATGCTGAGTATCTTTAAAGGCTTTATACTAACTTTAGGATTTTATGTGTTTGGAATAGCAGATTTGAGTGGATCAATAGCGGCAGGGATTCTTTGTATTGTCCTTGAACTCCTTCCAGTAATTGGCGGGTGGTTAGTATGGCTAGCAGGAGCAATATATCTTCTTACCCGAGGAGAAATCTTTGCGGGAATCATGTTTGGGATTTATGGGGCCCTTCTTATATCTCCTGTACCCGATATTACAGTTAGGCCCAAGCTCGTTGCAGAAGGTGCAAAAATGAACTCTGCAATAGTGCTAATTGGGATTTTTGGGGGTATAATGGCTTTTGGAATAAAAGGAATTATAATCGGACCCGTAGTATTGGGCCTTCTTTCAACCCTATTAGAAGAGTGGAAGGAACAAAAGGAAAGAAAAGGGATCTAA
- a CDS encoding PH1570 family protein produces MKCEEHLEVFENGFEDGKFNLRVEYYGGDGRRTLLAIIYDLYQPIYGPEYVYPFECAKDFWGVYMDAEEVVGEEYHLGKPKFITRSLVDRVNSSLDGMELPDEIKHSIDIKNAEIYKLKEGLLVIGRNFLFDEARKILFVFNKPQVKDLLLKYLRR; encoded by the coding sequence ATGAAATGCGAGGAGCACCTTGAAGTATTTGAAAATGGATTCGAAGATGGGAAATTCAACTTACGAGTTGAATATTATGGAGGGGATGGTAGGAGAACATTACTTGCCATTATATATGATCTCTATCAGCCAATTTATGGGCCTGAATATGTTTATCCATTTGAATGTGCCAAGGACTTCTGGGGAGTTTATATGGATGCAGAGGAGGTAGTGGGGGAAGAATACCACTTAGGAAAACCAAAATTTATCACCCGATCCTTAGTTGACAGAGTTAATAGCTCACTAGATGGAATGGAACTCCCAGATGAGATTAAACATTCGATTGATATTAAGAATGCAGAGATCTATAAACTTAAAGAGGGTTTATTAGTTATTGGAAGGAACTTCTTGTTCGATGAAGCAAGAAAGATACTATTTGTATTTAACAAACCTCAGGTGAAGGATCTACTCCTTAAATACTTAAGGAGATGA
- a CDS encoding FeoA family protein, translated as MYVRLAQMREGEHGVVVDVQGGHRARQRLLGMGIAPGTKIVVIKSGNPGPYIVGIGNTRLAIGSGIAERIIVRRGF; from the coding sequence ATGTATGTACGATTAGCTCAGATGCGGGAAGGAGAACATGGGGTTGTGGTCGATGTACAAGGAGGACATAGGGCTAGACAACGACTTTTGGGGATGGGAATTGCTCCAGGAACTAAAATAGTAGTTATAAAATCTGGAAATCCTGGACCATACATAGTAGGTATTGGGAATACACGTCTTGCTATAGGAAGTGGAATTGCAGAGAGAATTATTGTAAGGAGGGGATTCTAG
- the sppA gene encoding signal peptide peptidase SppA has product MEREVWKYLSFILMLLLALAAVGNVLLYINNNELQRAIQERANITVIYNETVREIESNATLALQAKIDELQRELEYIKSQLRANKTEKSNATIAILPVVGPIDESTAVTTISKIRQIRKDDNVVGVILWIESPGGYVGPVITIYKELRKLSYEKPIVVYTGGLAASGGYFLACAADKIIADPLAEVGSIGVIYVHYNLEQNYAQNGIKVNVFKTGKYKDMGAEWRDLTDEEREMIKNEINTYFEYFLQVVSEGRKLDMNTTRQYGDGRVWFASEVKGTLVDETGDLDYAITVLENMLGIKSANVVLYDTQKIDFGIYESSSLYMPSNYVVSYIRR; this is encoded by the coding sequence ATGGAGAGAGAGGTATGGAAATATCTTAGCTTCATTCTTATGCTACTCTTAGCCTTAGCAGCAGTTGGAAATGTTCTCCTTTATATTAACAATAATGAACTTCAGAGAGCTATCCAAGAACGAGCTAATATCACTGTAATATATAATGAAACTGTGAGGGAAATCGAAAGCAATGCTACTTTGGCCCTTCAAGCAAAAATAGATGAACTTCAGAGGGAACTTGAGTACATAAAAAGCCAATTGAGAGCTAATAAGACTGAGAAATCAAATGCCACAATAGCCATTCTTCCAGTTGTTGGTCCTATTGATGAGAGCACGGCTGTTACAACAATCTCCAAAATAAGGCAAATACGGAAGGACGACAATGTTGTTGGTGTGATCCTATGGATTGAAAGCCCGGGAGGGTATGTAGGGCCGGTAATAACAATTTACAAAGAATTAAGAAAACTATCCTACGAGAAACCCATAGTAGTGTATACAGGAGGATTAGCGGCTTCTGGAGGATATTTCCTGGCTTGTGCTGCGGATAAGATAATTGCAGATCCTCTCGCTGAGGTAGGGAGTATAGGAGTTATCTACGTCCACTATAACCTGGAACAAAACTATGCTCAAAATGGAATAAAAGTAAATGTCTTTAAAACTGGGAAATATAAAGATATGGGTGCTGAATGGAGAGACCTAACAGATGAAGAGCGAGAGATGATAAAAAATGAAATTAATACTTATTTTGAATACTTCCTTCAGGTAGTAAGTGAGGGAAGAAAGCTTGACATGAATACGACAAGACAGTATGGCGATGGGAGAGTGTGGTTTGCAAGTGAAGTTAAGGGAACCTTGGTAGATGAGACAGGAGACTTGGATTATGCAATAACGGTACTAGAAAATATGTTAGGAATAAAAAGTGCCAACGTTGTGCTTTATGATACTCAGAAAATAGATTTTGGGATTTATGAGAGCTCCTCGCTTTATATGCCCTCAAATTATGTGGTCTCATACATCAGGAGGTGA
- a CDS encoding DUF4870 domain-containing protein: protein MDEEKKTSLGLEENIEGALAYLLGWLTGILFLLLEKDSDFVRFHAMQSTITFLGIMIVSFILGFIPFLGWILGMLLGLVGFILWIVGMVKAYQGEYYKFPIVGEIAEKQLGKINI from the coding sequence ATGGATGAAGAAAAGAAAACATCTCTTGGACTTGAAGAAAATATAGAAGGAGCATTAGCTTATCTGTTAGGTTGGTTAACAGGGATACTCTTCCTGTTGCTTGAAAAAGACAGCGATTTTGTAAGATTCCACGCAATGCAGTCAACGATAACCTTCTTGGGAATTATGATAGTAAGTTTCATATTAGGATTCATACCATTCCTTGGATGGATTCTTGGAATGCTCCTTGGACTTGTTGGATTTATTCTATGGATAGTCGGAATGGTAAAAGCATACCAAGGGGAATACTATAAATTCCCAATAGTGGGAGAAATAGCAGAAAAACAATTAGGAAAAATTAATATTTAG
- the feoB gene encoding ferrous iron transport protein B produces the protein MASCCDVKEIPKEKKRGLKVVALSGNPNVGKTTIFNRLTGLRQHVGNWPGVTVEKKEGIMKYHNKEFLVVDLPGTYSLTANSIDELIARNFLLSGNADVVIDIVDASCLMRNLFLTMEIFEMGVKNIVIALNKIDTAKKRGISFDVRKMEKVLGVPVVPTNAKEGMGLEELKNVVYLMTRGKITTNPITPIYEDPIEKEIEHISAILKETPLAQMYNLRWLSIKLLTRDQEVIKLVLKYLGPGKMDEILTHISELEVHYKRSLDIVIANQKYEFIDKLMHQFVLQFGEIKDTFSDHVDRILTHPVYGILGLLAVFYVLFKFVFTIGTPLQEFLDNTFVSFGEFVASHIGNETIRGLVADGIIGGVGSVLSFFPLVFLLFVAMSVLEDSGYMARAATVMERIMRRFGLPGKSFIPMVLAFGCNVPAIMATRTLEDERDRILTMLVNPLVPCSARMVVITFLAGAFFTEHKALIAVGIYAISLFLALLSGLLLGKFVVKGEESPFVIELPEYSLPSWKIAIVHSWERSKEFLRKAGTVILFGSIAIWYLSSYPQSIGSGLSYAEKLGMFFEPFTRLMGLDWKAAVSLIFGIIAKENVIATYGIIYGIGESEEVLITLMRTAMTSLQAFVLALVTTLYIPCIATIGAIRAEGGNKWALVATVYNLVLASLIGILVYNLGRLLGF, from the coding sequence GTGGCTTCCTGTTGTGATGTTAAAGAGATTCCCAAGGAGAAAAAACGAGGTTTGAAAGTTGTAGCATTATCAGGTAATCCAAATGTAGGAAAAACCACAATATTCAATAGATTAACTGGGTTGAGACAGCATGTAGGAAACTGGCCTGGTGTAACTGTTGAGAAAAAGGAAGGAATAATGAAGTATCATAATAAGGAATTTTTAGTTGTGGATTTGCCTGGGACTTATTCTCTCACTGCTAATTCTATCGACGAGCTCATTGCAAGGAATTTTCTACTTAGTGGAAATGCTGATGTTGTGATAGATATTGTTGATGCTTCCTGTCTTATGAGAAATCTCTTTTTAACAATGGAGATATTTGAAATGGGGGTAAAAAACATAGTAATTGCTCTTAACAAGATAGATACTGCAAAAAAGAGGGGAATAAGCTTTGATGTGAGAAAAATGGAGAAAGTGCTGGGAGTACCAGTGGTTCCCACTAATGCTAAAGAAGGAATGGGATTGGAAGAGTTAAAGAATGTAGTATATCTGATGACAAGAGGAAAGATCACTACAAATCCAATCACTCCAATTTATGAAGACCCTATAGAAAAGGAAATAGAGCATATATCAGCGATTTTAAAGGAAACACCTCTGGCGCAGATGTATAATCTTAGATGGCTTTCTATAAAACTTCTCACGAGGGATCAGGAAGTAATAAAGCTAGTGTTGAAATATCTAGGGCCCGGAAAAATGGATGAAATACTTACGCATATAAGTGAGCTGGAGGTTCATTACAAACGTTCTTTGGATATAGTTATTGCAAATCAAAAGTATGAATTTATTGATAAGCTAATGCACCAGTTTGTTCTTCAATTTGGAGAAATTAAAGATACTTTCAGTGATCACGTGGATAGGATTCTTACACACCCCGTTTATGGGATTTTGGGCCTTCTTGCTGTGTTTTATGTTTTATTTAAGTTTGTATTCACGATTGGGACTCCACTACAGGAATTTTTAGACAATACTTTTGTGTCTTTTGGTGAATTTGTAGCCTCTCATATAGGGAATGAGACGATTAGAGGACTGGTCGCTGATGGAATCATAGGTGGAGTTGGTTCGGTACTAAGCTTTTTCCCCTTAGTCTTCTTACTCTTTGTTGCAATGTCAGTTCTTGAAGATAGTGGATACATGGCAAGAGCAGCCACTGTTATGGAAAGAATTATGCGAAGATTTGGACTTCCCGGAAAGAGTTTTATTCCAATGGTACTTGCGTTTGGTTGTAATGTCCCAGCAATAATGGCTACAAGGACTCTGGAGGACGAGAGGGATAGAATACTTACCATGCTTGTAAATCCTCTTGTACCATGCAGTGCAAGAATGGTTGTGATAACATTTTTAGCGGGCGCGTTTTTCACTGAACACAAGGCCCTTATTGCTGTAGGGATATATGCAATTTCACTCTTTCTTGCTCTCCTCTCAGGTTTGTTACTTGGGAAGTTTGTTGTCAAGGGAGAGGAGAGTCCATTTGTAATAGAGCTTCCTGAGTACTCTCTACCTTCATGGAAGATCGCTATAGTTCACTCTTGGGAAAGAAGCAAAGAATTTCTCAGAAAGGCAGGCACAGTGATACTTTTTGGTTCAATAGCAATATGGTACTTGAGTAGTTATCCACAATCTATAGGGAGCGGCCTGAGCTATGCAGAAAAGCTTGGAATGTTCTTTGAGCCGTTTACAAGATTGATGGGACTCGACTGGAAAGCAGCAGTAAGTTTGATTTTTGGCATAATTGCAAAGGAAAACGTTATTGCAACTTATGGAATTATATACGGGATAGGGGAGAGTGAAGAGGTTTTAATAACACTAATGCGAACTGCAATGACTTCATTACAGGCTTTTGTTCTTGCTCTGGTAACTACCCTATATATTCCATGCATAGCTACTATTGGAGCAATAAGAGCAGAGGGAGGAAACAAATGGGCATTGGTTGCTACAGTATACAATCTAGTACTGGCCAGTCTCATAGGGATCTTGGTTTACAATTTGGGCCGTCTTCTTGGCTTTTGA